One window of Quercus robur chromosome 12, dhQueRobu3.1, whole genome shotgun sequence genomic DNA carries:
- the LOC126708179 gene encoding uncharacterized protein LOC126708179: MQNHKSGKEGYMAVKLDMSKAYDRVEWSFLEAVMRRMGFTERWIQLMMVGVTSVSNSILVNGEPKGLIKPSRGIRQGDPLSPFLFLLCTEGLHGLISQAARQGDLTGYSLCRNGPKLTHLFFADDSLLFCRSTPQECEKVLEILDTYSKCSGQHINKSKTTIFFSKSTTSERKQHIKEALDVPEIRSYEKYLGLPSLIGRRKRASFDYIKERVWRKLQGWEEKLFLQAGREILIKAVVQAIPTYTMSCFKLPVGLCNELESLVRKFWWGQRGDRRKIHWVKWSTMCKPKGEGGMGFKDLALFNYALLAKQAWQLLHNDRSLFYWVFKAKFFPHCSILEASDSVKGSYAWRSILHGREVLKNGARWRVGNGEDISIWGTAWLPSTSDPKVTNPMGIDFPEIKVSTLINSHTRSWDVDLLKALFRPEEAQLISSIPLGSASARDKVIWPHTQSGIYTVKSGYYFLSRDQDLLDGGTSTPTPPKKLWKFIWSMSIPSKVRNFLWRAAKNAIPVKTSLVQRKVLTEETCDQCKMQPENVLHALWSCSCLDEVWMSDQVWSFRDTRTFSNFQHLILHVIEANMDLEVFSMVVWSLWHRRNQVRVGKAVLPLGQTLAQVQQQLQDYYRAQPVKSTPPQTTPHSNTRWTPPSGATLKTVAEVEAAAARRAILLAKELNLSSITLEGDSEIINRAFQDAKQSFATFGNLIEEIKLHADSFLNCNFSYVKRKGNSIAHSFARHAKHVSGLFVWREEVPPPIVSVLLADYG; the protein is encoded by the exons ATGCAGAATCATAAATCCGGTAAAGAAGGCTATATGGCAGTAAAGTTAGATATGAGCAAAGCTTATGACCGAGTGGAGTGGTCCTTTCTAGAGGCTGTCATGCGAAGAATGGGTTTTACAGAAAGgtggatacaattgatgatggTGGGAGTAACATCGGTATCTAACTCTATTTTGGTGAATGGGGAACCTAAAGGCCTGATCAAACCATCACGAGGAATCAGACAAGGAGatcctctctctcctttcttatttttgttgtgtACCGAAGGGTTGCATGGTCTTATCTCCCAAGCAGCAAGACAAGGAGATTTAACTGGTTATTCCCTTTGCAGAAACGGCCCCAAACTAACCCATTTgttctttgcagatgatagcttgTTGTTTTGCAGATCCACTCCTCAGGAATGTGAGAAAGTTTTGGAGATCCTGGATACTTACAGCAAATGCTCGGGGCAACATATAAATAAGAGTAAAACCACAATCTTCTTTAGCAAGTCTACCACTTCGGAGAGGAAGCAACATATTAAGGAGGCCCTTGATGTTCCTGAAATTAGAAGTTATGAGAAATATTTAGGGCTGCCATCTCTAATTGGTCGAAGGAAGAGAGCAAGTTTCGACTATATAAAGGAAAGAGTATGGAGGAAATTGCAAGGGTGGGAGGAGAAATTGTTTTTACAAGCTGGGAGGGAAATTCTCATTAAAGCTGTCGTTCAAGCCATTCCTACCTATACGATGAGTTGTTTTAAATTACCGGTAGGGCTTTGCAATGAGCTTGAAAGTCTTGTTAGAAAATTCTGGTGGGGACAAAGGGGTGATCGAAGAAAGATACATTGGGTGAAATGGAGTACCATGTGTAAACCAAAGGGGGAAGGAGGTATGGGCTTTAAAGATTTAGCTTTGTTTAATTATGCACTTTTGGCGAAACAAGCTTGGCAGCTGCTGCATAATGACCGGTCACTATTTTACTGGgtttttaaagcaaaattttttcCACATTGTTCAATCTTGGAAGCCTCAGACTCTGTCAAGGGGTCTTACGCTTGGCGAAGTATTTTGCATGGAAGAGAAGTGCTGAAGAATGGAGCAAGATGGCGAGTGGGTAATGGAGAGGATATTAGCATTTGGGGTACTGCCTGGCTTCCATCCACCTCTGACCCAAAAGTTACTAACCCCATGGGAATTGATTTCCCAGAAATCAAAGTCAGCACTTTGATCAATTCACATACACGAAGCTGGGATGTGGATTTACTGAAGGCTTTATTTAGACCAGAGGAGGCGCAACTAATCAGCAGCATTCCACTTGGAAGTGCCTCAGCCAGAGATAAGGTGATTTGGCCTCATACTCAATCTGGGATATACACAGTAAAGTCAGGCTATTACTTCCTTTCCCGAGACCAAGATTTATTGGATGGTGGAACTTCTACTCCTACCCCTCCAAAGAAGCTTTGGAAATTTATTTGGAGCATGTCAATCCCAAGTAAGGTCCGGAATTTCTTGTGGAGGGCAGCAAAGAATGCTATACCAGTCAAGACCAGCTTAGTTCAGAGGAAGGTATTGACAGAGGAGACTTGTGATCAATGCAAAATGCAACCCGAGAATGTTTTACATGCTCTGTGGTCGTGTTCTTGCCTTGATGAGGTGTGGATGTCCGATCAAGTTTGGAGTTTCAGGGACACAAGGACTTTCTCAAATTTCCAGCACCTCATACTTCACGTTATTGAAGCAAACATGGACCTGGAAGTGTTTTCCATGGTGGTGTGGTCCTTGTGGCATAGACGGAATCAAGTTAGAGTTGGTAAGGCTGTTCTTCCACTCGGGCAGACCTTAGCTCAGGTTCAGCAGCAATTGCAGGACTATTACCGAGCCCAACCAGTGAAATCAACCCCACCACAGACTACTCCTCACTCAAATACTCGGTGGACCCCTCCCTCTGGTGCCACATTGAAA ACAGTGGCAGAGGTGGAAGCAGCAGCAGCTCGACGGGCCATTCTCCTTGCGAAGGAGCTGAATCTTAGCTCCATTACTCTAGAAGGTGATTCGGAGATCATTAACCGTGCCTTTCAAGACGCAAAGCAGTCCTTTGCTACTTTTGGTAACCTTATTGAGGAAATAAAACTTCATGCAGACTCTTTtcttaattgtaatttttcttaTGTTAAGCGAAAAGGGAACTCTATCGCTCACAGCTTTGCTAGACATGCGAAACATGTTAGCGGTTTATTTGTTTGGAGGGAGGAAGTTCCCCCACCCATTGTATCTGTTCTTTTAGCCGATTATGGCTGA